The DNA segment aaGAAGCACCAAAGACTATTGACTCACATCGTTGGTGAACAAGATACAGATGTATAGATTTTTGTTAGATGGGTTGATCAGGAGTTGACGACGAAGGACGACAACGTCGCCGTGGCCCGGGACGTCGTTGAGGGTGATGGTCTTGCGTTGTGGTTGTTGATGACGACGGTACCCGAGCTTCTCCAATTCCCAGCCGATTTGCTATGGGGAAGGCAGTGGCCAGATGATGCCGGCCACCATCGATCTACTATGCGGGAGACCATCGGCGAGGTCGACGACTGGAGAACGTGATCTCGGTGGTGTGGCGATGGAGGTTTTAGAGACTGCGGCGGCGATCGCACCTAGGGCGCAGGAGAAAAGAGAGCGCGCGTGACGTGAAAATTTTCTCACGCCAAAAGAAAATAGATGGGGGTTGTGATCTCGAGCCCCCGGGACTGGGGGCTGTGGAGGAGGATATGAGGGCCTTATTTTGGGCCTCTAGAAGGGCCATGCTGGACTTAATTTTTTACCCGTAACCCTCAAAAACTATTTAGGGACTGTGTTTTGGAGCCCTGCTGGAGATGCTCAGGCTATGATCTCCCCAAGCTTTCTCGACTTATACCTCCCTCGtatttcgcgcgcacgcttttcaaattgttaaacggtgCGGTTTTTATAAAAGGTTTATATtcaaaagttgatttaaaaaatcatattaattcatttttttaaaaaaactaaatacttaattaattataaaagaACGCGGAAGGTGAGTTCTCAACCACACCTCCATATCTCGTGCCTGTGcgaagatatctttattatttttctttctttctcctttcaCCTTTGGTGAATAAATGTAAATATATCACCTGTCAGTTTGTACATATGTGTCAGGTTATAAACATTCCTTTTTATTACCTTAAAGagagagtgaaaaaaaaggTACACCGTTATGTGGAAAATGTAGGTACTACTttcgtttcagattataagactttttgtcattgtccatattcatatagatgttaatgaatttaggcacacacatatatatatatatatatatatatatgaatgtgagcaatgctagatgAAGTAGTATCGATCCATGATCAGTTTGATTTGTGTTTAATTATCTGAAGCTTGATCTGCCTCTGCTCCTCCCGATGTTGTCGACGAAGGCCTCGCCGATCCCCTCCCCGATGCCCTCGATGAGGCCGCCGATGACGCTGAACAGCGCGTTGATGGTGAccctggcgacggcggcgagcgcgctccccttctccggcggcgcgacgccgtGCACGTACAGCCCGTTCACCACGTCCTTGGCGCACCGGGCGTGCAGGTAGTACCCGCACGGCATGCACTGGTACACGTActgccccgccggccgccggcaccGCCGGCACATCTGGCACACGAAGCTCGtccccacgccgccgtcgccgacgccgacgacgtccGACGTCGGTGTCGCcatcggcggcgtcggcggcgacggcgccagcATCAGAGGGTGCTCGTGCGCCACCGGCAGGTCCATCCTCCACGACATGGCGGCGCAGCACGGGTGCATGGCGAAGCTGCACGACGCGCACCGGAACGAGAAGCCCTTCACCGACTTGCCGCAGATGTCGCACTTGCAGCGCAGGAACCCACCTGAAAAACAATCGGATCGATCAACTTGGAATTCTTCTTACCTATATCAAACATATACTCcatgtgttaaaaaaaaaccaacctagtattgGATGTAACGttttctagtacaacaaatctggacatactTCTATCTATATTCGTtgtactaaaaaaatcaaatcgaaaactaggttgattttttatgggacagagggagtacgtgtATGCTCGTATATGCACATTAATCAGTACAGTGATGGATTTTCTTCCTCGAGAGGGTGTTTTCTCGTTTTATCATGTAACTtaaataattgtatttttttataaaacagaTTAATATTcaagattaaatttaatttgtacgagttataaaaaaaataacaaattaaattgaaGCTAGTATATGCACATTCACTTATAATTgttattttgttataatttatGAAAATCGAATTTGAATTGCATATTTGTATAGAGATGTATTTCATGTTAATctattttgttaattttttttaattttttgatgaCTATTTTTGAGTGATGAATACACTTTTCTTATTAGTAGTGCGTTAGCGTAGGAATCATCCTAATACTTCTAAcgttggagaaaaaaaaatagagtttggttgagaggagaaCCAAAATAGACAAGCAGAGAAATATTCTCCCAGGGTGTTACCACAGTTATTTTCTTCGCAGTTTGACTAATTATCAGTcgctcaaaatttaaaattttcttatCTGGCAGCTATTCCAAAATATTTATCTCACTCAATCAGTTTAGAGTCTGACTTCAAATTCTAAGACTCggtggataaaaaaaaaatctaaaacacGAACTACTATTCTAATTAAAGTGTGACACCAACTTTGTTCTAATTCTCACCAAATGAATacttattttagataatggggaATCTCAACCATTGTTTCAACAAAAAGTGTAGCAAAATCCGTAACCTTTGAGCTGACCATGACAACTGGACCAAATAAAACAATGACTTTAccttaaaaaaataactgaCGTTGGATAAAAGAATATTATTCGGTAAACAATTCTATCACTACATCTCCACtctggaattaaaaaaaaaatccgcatAACCAACTGAATACTTATCACCTGCTTTTCAAAATCTTTTACTCGCAATCACCTTGTCCTATATATGCTTGTTAGTACATGCTACCttcgtcttttaatatattaCACCGTTGACTTTTGGGTACAAGTTTCACCAttcattatattaaaaaaaagtttatgtaattatttattttgctacGAGTTGTTTTCTCATTACAAATGGTCAAATGTCTAAAAATTAACAGtgtaatatattaaaaaaaatagagggagcaTTAATTACattatcttttcttttatacTTTTGCATTGTGTACCTGGTTTGACGAAGAAGAGAAGGTGTTGGTGCTTGGGATGGAAAGGGTGGTCATGGAGGGACGGAGGAGCCAGGGCGCAGAACTCGTGAAGCTGGAAGCCGCAGAGCTGGCACATGAaccgcttgccggcgccgtaCTCCTTGCACCCCATGCACATGAAGAGGTAGGGGAAGTCGAACCGCGCCAGCCGGTGCTCCGGGTGGCTGAAATGCAccatctcgccgtcgccgccgccgccgccatcttcacCTCGTTGCTGATGCTGACCTGAACAATAGTACTGCTCTTGCTGATctgatgaagaagaaggaggaggaggcagcctgCCGCTGAACTCTCGAGATTTCAGCGACATGCTGCGTCTCCTGCTCATCTTGCTCGAGCTAAGCTAGCTGCTCTACCTCTTCTTGCAGGTTAATTACGGCTCTCCTCTTCAGCATTGCTGAAAAGAAATAGACTGGTGCTTTAGGGAACTTATAGTATTATCAATGAGTACATATAGGGAAAGCAAATGCACAGGAAAAAGGCTTGATCAGGAAGGTGATCGTTTGGTGTTAATCACCGTTTTCTACTACTAAAAATTATTGATCGATCTGATATTACGTGCACAGAGCACAGCAATGCAGCAGCCTTATTACAACCATGTGGTAAAGCTAGGTTTTGATGCTTGTGTGATGAACAAGTCTAGTCTAGTCTCCTGTGCGAGAAAGTTACAGCATCAAGAAAtctttcttttgcttcgcaGCATCTAATTCCTGTTAGATTCAGAATGCATGCATGTGAAGTTATGTGGGTCAGAAAAAACTACCAGTTTACCAGGTTAGCAAACTGAACTTTTCTCTTGATGTGTGAAAGGATCTTAGTACGTCGTTTGATACCTCTGCCTCGAAACCCCGCTTCCTCCATTTGACCATTTGTTGAAAGTGTTCTAACATGAGCTGGTCCAAACATGATGTTAAAATTTCCTTGAGAAATGCCAGAGGCAGCATCCCTCTAGTCTCATCTATTCTGCCTAGTTAAGTGCCTTTTCCTTTAATGAACTCGCCCCTAAAAGtcaaaaaaagtctattttatcATGGAAAGAACACTAAACTGGCAAGAGAGTTGATAATCATATTTCAATACGTAGAAGTAAAAACCTATACAAGATTGTGACATGCTAATTGTCCAATTTGTGGTTTAATGGAGGAGGATGGATCGATATCATGCCACTTTAGAGTGTACCAAGTCCAAAGCATTGAGAGAAGCAGTGTGATCAGTTTGGTCTCTGTCTAAGGAAGCAGGTCTTACAAGATACATCAAGTAGCACAGAAAAAGCTCATCTACTGTATGTTTTATGGAGGGCATGGCGCCTGAGGAAATATGAATGACATGATCCATGGTAATGGGAAGGCTACAATCGCAGACTCTGTGAATTTCCTTGTTAGTTATGAAGACACACTGTTGTCGCTCCGACAACAGCCTGATGATCTTAAGGGGAAAGGACCGATAttgttgagagagagagagttttatAAGGAGTCGGTAGTCGGTACTGCCAACACCAATGAAATGGTCAGTACCACCTAAGGGCATGCAAAGCTAAATGTAGATGCAACATTCAGAGAATTAGAAACATGTGAATCAACTGCAGGAATTGTAATGAGAGATTGTCGAGGTCTGGTGCATGCTACCGGTTGCGCATAAAGCGTTGCCCTAATGTAGCCCTGCCCAGCAGTCCAGCCAGAAGCTCTGGCGTCCTTAAAGGGCCCAAAAGCCGCAGTGCAATAGGTGCACATGTCAATACTACTAGAGATTGGCAATGTTGAGGTGGCTATAAGGTTACAAAAGAATTTCCGGCCAGATCATCatggaagatgatgatgacggATGCAAAAGGAGTTATacaatggctgtgtttagttcacgctaaaattagaagtttggttgaaattgaaacgatgtgacggaaaagttagaagtttatatgtg comes from the Oryza glaberrima chromosome 9, OglaRS2, whole genome shotgun sequence genome and includes:
- the LOC127785392 gene encoding uncharacterized protein LOC127785392, which encodes MSRRRSMSLKSREFSGRLPPPPSSSSDQQEQYYCSGQHQQRGEDGGGGGDGEMVHFSHPEHRLARFDFPYLFMCMGCKEYGAGKRFMCQLCGFQLHEFCALAPPSLHDHPFHPKHQHLLFFVKPGGFLRCKCDICGKSVKGFSFRCASCSFAMHPCCAAMSWRMDLPVAHEHPLMLAPSPPTPPMATPTSDVVGVGDGGVGTSFVCQMCRRCRRPAGQYVYQCMPCGYYLHARCAKDVVNGLYVHGVAPPEKGSALAAVARVTINALFSVIGGLIEGIGEGIGEAFVDNIGRSRGRSSFR